Proteins from a single region of Syntrophobacterales bacterium:
- a CDS encoding TolC family protein: MKDRERILQYEVRNTFATVLAFKERAALMREVVRLKEELLELTKIKYEAGDVSTLEVNLAEVEASKVKSDLITVERSFGESRLSLQETMGAGTKVLPTIEGQLAPEIAVIPDKDYLKAVLEDRPDIKAAVVEIDRTNRVDALVWREAIPNPSLGGFYTRDEQRGEVGVILSVSIPIFDRKQAQKREARARMEQARIRRAGLGLAVEKEFEQEYMNLASSLLQLSIYKKEILAKSLENLDLLNLAFKEGKISFFDVRLAQRDAIDLRIAHLDTLLRAQQAIYGMERTIGGNLR; encoded by the coding sequence ATCAAAGACAGGGAAAGAATACTCCAATACGAGGTAAGGAATACTTTTGCAACGGTCCTTGCCTTTAAAGAGAGAGCCGCTCTCATGAGAGAAGTAGTGAGGCTCAAGGAAGAATTGCTTGAACTCACTAAAATAAAGTATGAGGCCGGAGATGTGTCCACTCTGGAAGTAAATCTAGCCGAGGTAGAGGCAAGCAAGGTAAAGAGTGATCTCATAACTGTGGAACGGAGCTTCGGAGAATCAAGGCTCTCTCTGCAGGAGACCATGGGGGCAGGAACCAAGGTCTTGCCCACGATTGAGGGACAGCTCGCACCCGAGATCGCCGTCATCCCGGACAAAGATTATTTGAAAGCAGTGCTTGAGGACAGACCGGATATAAAAGCGGCTGTGGTGGAAATTGACAGAACAAACCGGGTCGATGCGCTTGTTTGGAGGGAAGCCATACCTAATCCCAGTCTCGGTGGATTTTATACCCGCGATGAGCAAAGAGGTGAGGTGGGTGTAATCCTTTCCGTCTCTATACCCATCTTTGACAGAAAGCAGGCCCAGAAGAGAGAGGCCAGGGCCCGAATGGAACAGGCCCGTATCAGGCGGGCGGGCCTCGGGCTCGCGGTTGAAAAGGAATTCGAGCAGGAGTACATGAATCTCGCTTCCTCTCTTCTCCAGCTTTCCATCTACAAGAAAGAGATTCTCGCAAAGTCCCTTGAGAATCTCGACCTCCTTAACCTCGCCTTCAAAGAAGGAAAGATCAGTTTTTTTGACGTACGCCTTGCGCAACGGGATGCCATAGATCTCAGAATTGCACATCTCGATACTTTACTCAGGGCTCAGCAGGCAATCTACGGGATGGAACGAACTATCGGAGGTAACCTCAGATGA